A window of Heterodontus francisci isolate sHetFra1 chromosome 2, sHetFra1.hap1, whole genome shotgun sequence genomic DNA:
TCTTTAGACCATTTTAACAAATCCAAAGCTCGTTGGTCTTTCAAAATAAATTCTACGAATTCAGTTGTCAAAGCATAGTATGCAGACCCAAAATAAATAGTtaggttgtggggagggggggatttCTGCTTCGCAGTTCTGGCTACATAGGATTTACTGGCAGACAGAACCTGCTTGTACACAAACTTAGTGCGGACTTTGGCATGTTCTGGAGGCAAAATGCCAGGGGTAATGTTCTTCCCTTTAAAGGCTTTGAGGTGACGAATGATCTCCAGGTTGGTTTTGAGCGGGTAATCCTGACCGCAGAGGTTAAGGACATATTTCCAGTTGGTCCTAAACCTGAGGAGATCCGTCAGGCAGCTGATGTCCGCTTCCAGCCGGGAAATCCCTCCGTAGATGATGGGCACCATCCTGGAGGCAAGGAAAACATTGCCGAAGCATCCCTGTAAACGCTGCAGTTGCCTATGGAATTCCCCAGGAGATTTCTCATCCACGTGGATGCAGTAGAGGTTGTGAGGCCGGTAAATGGCCCTGAAGAGCCTCTCGAAGGTGTCGAACTCCTTGTGCACGGTAATGATGAAGGCCAGAGGGAAGCTGATCTCCTCGGCTGTCAGCGGGCTCCGGGAatagtgaagcagcgcctggaacctGCTGCACTCAGCCTCTGAACCATCTAGCAGCCCGAGAGCTGCCGGGGGCGCCCCATTCCAAAGGAAGACTTTCTTCCCTTGAAAGAAGGAGTCGCAGACAGACTCCGAGCGAGATCCCTCCCTTTGAGGGAGTCTGTTGGGATTCTTGGATTTATCCCCATTCCCACCAGACTGAATCCGACAGAACCAGTAGAAACTCACAAGCACGAACAGCAGCAGCGTGGTGAAACCGAGCTGGAGCTTCTGATTCGCCTCCATTCCTCAAAGTCCCCGGTTCTCTTTTTTTTTCAGCTACAGTCTAATAAAGCCGAACAGCGATGGATGGCGAAGAAGCCCCCTCTACGCTTCTGTTTCTTCTGCATTTGGACGAACCTGGATTGGGAGCAGCTTCAATGAGCTATAGCAACCTAGTCTTCCCCAGT
This region includes:
- the LOC137383888 gene encoding N-acetyllactosaminide beta-1,6-N-acetylglucosaminyl-transferase-like, translated to MEANQKLQLGFTTLLLFVLVSFYWFCRIQSGGNGDKSKNPNRLPQREGSRSESVCDSFFQGKKVFLWNGAPPAALGLLDGSEAECSRFQALLHYSRSPLTAEEISFPLAFIITVHKEFDTFERLFRAIYRPHNLYCIHVDEKSPGEFHRQLQRLQGCFGNVFLASRMVPIIYGGISRLEADISCLTDLLRFRTNWKYVLNLCGQDYPLKTNLEIIRHLKAFKGKNITPGILPPEHAKVRTKFVYKQVLSASKSYVARTAKQKSPPPHNLTIYFGSAYYALTTEFVEFILKDQRALDLLKWSKDTYSPDEHYWVTLNRIPGAPGSMPSAAWEGNLRAIKWSDQKDHGGCHGHYVRNICIYGPEDLKWLNEKDCLFANKFELHAHPPTLECLEYRILKRAVNQSNIVLQSGF